In Ipomoea triloba cultivar NCNSP0323 chromosome 15, ASM357664v1, one genomic interval encodes:
- the LOC116007696 gene encoding uncharacterized protein LOC116007696: MVIPPPVRPERVTKFLKPYVLRMHFTNKYVNAQVVHTPTATVAAAASTQEKGLRLGMIEAKENTRDVAAAAKIGKLLGERLRVKGVPAVSILFKRDQRYHGKVKAVIDSIRGEGIELV; encoded by the coding sequence ATGGTTATTCCTCCACCAGTTAGACCAGAAAGAGTCACGAAGTTCCTCAAACCTTACGTCTTGAGGATGCACTTCACCAACAAGTATGTCAATGCTCAAGTAGTCCACACGCCAACTGCAACAGTTGCCGCAGCTGCCAGCACGCAAGAGAAGGGCTTGAGGTTGGGGATGATAGAAGCGAAAGAAAACACGAGGGATGTTGCTGCTGCTGCAAAAATAGGGAAGCTGCTGGGGGAGCGATTGCGGGTCAAAGGCGTTCCTGCTGTTTCGATATTATTCAAAAGGGATCAGAGATATCATGGAAAGGTCAAAGCTGTGATTGATTCCATAAGGGGAGAAGGAATCGAATTGGTTTGA
- the LOC116006706 gene encoding dormancy-associated protein homolog 3 has product MSLLNQLWDDTVAGPPPENGLGKLRKFSTFNFRPNSGKESEGQNPNPNTRSLTVDTSDDAIKVTRSIMILKSPRNQNKDSPPASPSPSPAGSTPPVSPFSGAGGREAYRFRRRSASFAYENARGIGPRNAPPPYDV; this is encoded by the exons ATGAGCTTGCTTAATCAGCTCTGGGACGACACCGTCGCCGGTCCCCCGCCGGAAAACGGCCTCGGGAAGCTAAGAAAGTTTTCTACCTTTAATTTCCGTCCGAATTCCGGCAAGG AATCAGAGGGTCAGAATCCAAATCCGAATACGAGATCACTCACCGTAGACACAAGTGACGATGCAATTAAAGTGACGAGAAGTATCATGATACTAAAGTCTCCTCGTAATCAGAACAAGGACTCGCCTCCGGCATCGCCATCCCCGTCGCCGGCGGGTTCTACTCCTCCGGTATCTCCTTTCTCTG GTGCAGGAGGAAGGGAGGCGTACCGGTTCAGGAGGAGGTCAGCGTCGTTCGCCTACGAGAATGCTAGAGGGATTGGACCCCGAAACGCTCCTCCTCCTTACGACGTGTGA